AGACGCCGGCCACCACTGTGGCAAAGGCTTCCACCAGCAGGATGTCGCGGGTGCGGTAATCGTCGCCGGCTGCGCGCGCGCTTTCGCTGACATTGATGCCGCCCACCACCATCAACAGGCCGAAGGGCAGCAGCAATGGCAGATACGCCACCGTGGCCGGTAATCCATCGATGAACCCCAGGTTCGGCAGCGGCAGCACGATCTGCGGCGCCGTCCAGGCCGGCACGGCGAAGCCCGGCGCGCCCAGCCCGGCCAGGCCAAGCCCGTAATACAGCGCAGTGCCGATCACGAAGGCCACCAACACGCCCGGCAGCTTGGTCGGCAAGCGGCCCTTGGCCAGCAGCACGTACAGCAGCAGGCCCAAGGTGACGAAGCCGGCCACCGGCGAGCGCAAGGTTTCCAGCAGCGGCAGCAATCCCATCAACACCAGCGCGATGCCGGCGATGGAGCCGAGCAGCGCCGCACGCGGCAGCGCCCGGGTCACCGCCTCGCCCACGAACGACAGCACCAGCTTGAGCAGGCCCATCACCACCAGTGCGGCCATGCCGAGCTTCCAGGTGGCGATCGCCGCCGCCTGCGGGTCCAGCCCTTGTGCCTTGAAGCCGGCAAACGCCGGGCCCAGCACCAGCAGCGCCATGCCGATGCTGGTGGGCGCATCCAGGCCCAGCGGCATCGCAGTGACGTCGTCGCGCCCGGTGCGGGCGGCCAGCCGCCGCGCCATCAAGGTGTAGAGCAGGTTGCCCACCAGCACCCCGAACGCGGTGCCGGGGAACATGCGCCCGAACACCACCTCGGCGGGAAACTGGAAGATGCCCACCAGCGCCATCGCAATGAAGCCCAGGATGGAGAGATTGTCGACCACCAGGCCGAAGAAGCCATTGAGGTCGCCGGCGACGAACCAGCGCGGCGAGGCCGCAGGACGCGAAGAGGGAGCGGGCATGGGGTCTGCAAGACGTGGGTGGACAGGCGATGGTAGCCGCAGTCCACCCCCACACGACAGTCGAGTATTGCTTACCCGGATCAGTCGAATCACCACGTCCGCATGTATCGCACCCGGGCACCCCACAAAAACGTGCGTTTGGCAAAAGTAGGCTCTGATCACGAACTGGCAATGGCATCGCCCTGTCTCCAGGCAATTGCGCGATCATCGCAACGCACACGATCACAAAGCGGTTGCCTATGAACGAGGACATCATCGCGTCATCTCGATTGACTGTGGAGACCTTTCAACGTCTGGTCAAATATCCCTTGCAGGAGCTACTGGGCGGTGAGATCTACAGCGTAGAGGACGAAGCGCAAAGTGGCTCAGCGCTTGCTCAGACCCTGGATCAATCTGCTTCCTCGGATCTATTGGTCCAATACCAGGCCAGCGGCTCGATCTTCGCCGCAGCGAGCCGGATTCTGTTCAACGACCAGGATGGCTGCAATCGGTTTGATATGTCGATTACGCTGCGCAATTCGGTGAACCGCAGCATCGACCGCACCGAATTGAACAAGCTGCGCGCTTGCGCAATGCAACTTCGCAACGGAATACCGGCACTGATCCCCCGCTTCCTTTGCTACGCGCGCGTTTTCCCGAAGAAGTCGCCGACCACGCTGTTCGATCTGATCGCACTGGAGACGCTCCCATTGGTCGATCATGTCTTCAACAGCAATGAATTCGATCTACCACGGCTGCGCAGGCAGATGGAAGCAGAAAATTGCGAGGAAGTATCGTTTGATCCCGCGTTACGAAATCTGGCGGGGATCAGGACCAAGAACGCCAATACATTCGTTTATTTGAGCAAGCGCTATCTCGATCAGGCGGGCATGCCCTACATGTACCGGAAATACACATGACTATGACCCAGTGCTTGCCAACGGTAAGGCGAAGAGTCTGGTCATTTTCTCGAATGCACCCAAGCGCCTTGCGTTGGCAAGCCTTGCGCTACCAGCACTGCTGGCGGTGATTTTCCTGCGCCGACAAGACACCGCCGATGAGCAGCGCAGCTTCGACTCTTTGGCCGCTGCTCAGCGGTTCGCCGAAGAGCGAGACCTTTCCGGATTCGACTGCTTCCTGAGCAGCAAGCAGGGGCGATGGGAGGTACGCTGCTACCGGCGCCCACAATCTCCGCAATAGAAGCGCGCGCCACCCGCGCACCGTGACTACGGCGGCACACGCCGGACCGAGTAGGTGCAGCGCGCCAACACAGCCAGCGCCTTGCCGCGCCAGGCGCCCTGTACGGTCACGTCTGCGCGATGCAGTCCGGACATTCCCGCATGTGCCCCCTACCCGACGGGGACTGCGCACCTATCCACTACGGATGGAACGTCGGCAGCGCGCGCACTGCGGCGCCGGCAAAGATTCGTCCTGCGGAGTCGCCGACCGCGCAGCCATGTTCGCCGCATCGCTCAGAACGACACCTCCACCGGCTGCCGCGACCACAGCACCGACTGGTGCCCGGTGGCCTGCTTCCAGGCCAGCCGGATCGCCTCGATGTCGTTGCGCCGCTGCGGGGTGTCTTCATGCAGGATCACCAGCACCTTGGTGCCCAGCCGGTTCGGCTCCCTGGCGCCGCGAAACAGCCACTGGCCGTAGGCATCGAACACGGTCAGCCCGTCCGGGAAGCGCGGGGTCACCTCCTTGTCCAGGAATGCGCGCCACTGCGCCTGGCCGATGGTGCGGGTCTGCGGGCGGTCCGCCGGGCCGGTTTCCTCGCCTACGCCGAAGTACAGTTCGCTACGCACCCAACCGTGCGCCGCAGCCGGCCGCGCCGCATCGCCCTGCAGGCTGGCGGTGGTCGCGGCCGGTGCGCTGGCAGGCGTGGTCGCGCAGGCGCTCAGGGCCAGCACGGCGGCAAACAGGCAGGACGGCAGCAACTTCATCGACTTCTCCACGGCAGGTTCGGGGGGCAGGCTCATGCGTTCCGGATATCAGCTGATACCGGCATGCGCGCACTGTGCCATCTCGCACAGGCCTGAACAACGCGATAATATCTCTCCATCCGGATGAATGTGGAAAATCCGACCCCTTTGCGCCCCAGCCTGGCCGGATGCCAACCGCGCGGCGCGTTGCAGTTGCAGGAGAGAGAGCATGACCCGCCCCACCCTTTCGGTGATCGGCCTGGCCGCGGCCACGGTGTTGAGCGCCAGCGCACAGGCCCAGCAAGCCGATGCCGGCGCCACCACCCTGGACACCGTGATCGTCACCGGCACCCGTGCCAGCGACCGTACCGTGCTGGAATCGACCGTGCCGGTGGACGTACTCACCGCCGAAGACATCCGCAAGGCCGGCGTGGTCAACGGCGAACTGGGCAGCGCGCTGCAGGCGCTGCTGCCCTCGTTCAACTTCCCGCGCCAGTCCAACTCCGGCGGTGCCGACCATATCCGCGCCGCGCAGCTGCGCGGGCTCTCGCCCGACCAGGTGCTGGTGCTGGTCAACGGCAAGCGCCGCCACACCTCGGCGCTGGTCAATACCGACAGCAAGATCGGCAAGGGCACCACGCCGGTGGACTTCAACTCCATCCCGATCAACGCGATCAAGCGCATCGAAGTGCTGCGCGATGGCGCCGGCGCGCAGTACGGCTCCGATGCCATTGCCGGCGTCATCAACGTGATCCTGGACGACAACCCGGAGCGTGGCGAACTGGAAGCCAGCTTCGGCGCCTATAACACCGACGTGAAGCCGATCGACCGCCGTGTCACCGATGGCCAGACCAGCTATGCCAGCGCCAAGGTCGGCACGCTGCTGGGCGACGACGGTGGTTTCTTCAAGGTGGGCCTGGAGCTGAAGAACCGCGAAGCGACCAACCGCGCCGGCTTCGACCAGATTCCGCCGTTCGAAGAGCAGACCCCGGCCAACCTCGCCTTGGCCGGCCGGCGCAACTACGTCCTCGGCGATGGCGCCACCAAGGGCCTGAACGCCTGGCTCAATACCAAGATCCCCTTCAGCCCCACCGGCGAGTTCTACGCCTTCGCCACCTACAACCAGCGCGATACCGAAGGCGCCAACTACTTCCGTTACCCGGACAGCAGCGCCAACTGGCGCGAGCTCTATCCCAACGGCTACCGGCCGATTTCCGAAGGCGAGAACCGCGACCTGCAGGCAGTGGCCGGCGCACGCGGGCAATGGGGCAACTGGGATTACGACGCCAGCGTCAACCATGGCCGCAACGACTTCACCTACCGGCTGCGCAATTCGCTCAACGCCTCGCTGGGGCCGACCAGCACCACGCGCTTCAAGACCGGCGATTTTGCCTTCGCGCAGACCGTGGGCAACCTCGATCTGACCCGCGTATTCGATGCTGCCGGTGCCACCCACACCTTTGGCACTGGTGCTGAATTCCGCCGCGAGCAGTACCGCACCCACGCCGGCGACCCGGCCAGCTACGCGGCCGGCCCGTTCACCGACCGCCCCACCGGCTCGCAGGCCGGCGGCGGCCTCACCCCGCAGGACGAGGCCGACCTGTCGCGCAATGTCGCCAGCGCCTACGCCAACGTCTCCAGCCAGTTCGGCGACAAATTCTCCACCGACCTGGCTGGCCGCTACGAGCATTACCAGGACTTCGGCAGCCAGTGGACCGGCAAGCTGGCCGCGCGCTATGCGTTCGCCCCGGCGTTCGCACTGCGTGGCGCCATTTCCAACAACGTGCGCGCGCCCTCGCTCAGCCAGATCGGTTACGAAGCCACCTCCACCGGCTACGACGCCGCCGGCCGCCTGACCCAGGGCCGCCTGCTGTCGGTCAACAACCCGATCGCACGCGCGCTCGGCGCCACCGACCTGAAGCCAGAAAAATCGGTCAATTACAGCCTGGGCTTCACCAGCCAGCTGGGCGACCACTTCGACCTGTCGCTGGATTTCTTCCAGATCGATATCGACGACCGCATTGCGTTGTCCGAAGACATCACCGGCGATGCATTGACCAGTTTCGTGCAGCAGAACTTCGGCGTGACCGGCGTGCAGAGCGCCAGCTACTTCCTCAACGCTGCCGACACCCGCACCCGCGGCGCCGAGCTGGTGGCCAACTGGCGCCAGTACGCCTTCGGCGGCGACCTGCTGCTGACCGGCACCTACAGCTACGCCAAGACCGAGCTGGAAAACATCATCGCCACCCCGGCGCAGCTGCTCGCCTTGAACCCGGACTACGTGCTGTTCGGCGTGGAAGAGAGCAACACGCTCACCGATGCCGCACCGCGCACGCGCGCTGCGCTGGCGGCCAACTGGAGCAACCAACGCTGGAATCTGCAGACCCGCGTGAACCGCTATGGCAGCGCCACCCGCGTGTTCGACTTCGGCGGCGGCTTCGTGCCGCGCCAGACCTACGGCGCCGAATGGCAGCTGGACCTGGAAGCCGAATACCACCTGGGCACGCAGTGGACGCTGGCCATCGGCGGGCAGAACATCCTGGACAACTATTCGGACCGCTCCATCGACGACATCGCCTACTTCGGCAACCTGCCCTACGACGTGCTGTCGCCGATCGGCAGCAACGGCGCGTACTGGTATGGGCGGGTGCGGTACAGCTTCTGAGCAACAGCGCAGAACTCTAAAGCCCCTCTCCTGCGGGAGAGGGGTTGGGGTGAGGGTACGGGCGAAGCCCTCGTGCAGCCAAACTCCAACAGGCTTCGCCCGTACCCTCATCCGCCCCTGCGGGGCACCTTCTCCCGACGGGAGAAGGGGTAATCGCCGCCGTTCCATAACCTGAATCTCACACCGCCTTGCGCACACTGCCCTGATGGCAGACGTGCATTCCCCCCTTCCGTCGCCGCCATTGCTGGACGATGCCTGCGCATTGTTCCTGGACGTGGACGGCACCCTGATCGATTTTGCCGACAGCCCCGAGGCGGTGCGGCTATTGCCTGAGGTGCGTGCGGCCATCGGCCGCCTCAGCGTGCGGCTCGCTGGCGCCATCGCCCTGGTCAGCGGGCGGCCGCTGGCACAGCTCGACGCCCTGTTCGCCCCGCTGATCCTCCCGGCCGCCGGCCTGCACGGCCATGAGCTGCGCAGCGACACCGCGGCGCGCGCAGCGATGCCGCAGGACACCTCCGAGTGGCTGCATGGCCTGCATCAACGCGCCGCCGCGCTCACCCATCGGCATCCCGGCGTGCTGGTCGAAGACAAGGGCGTCAGCGTGGCGCTGCACTGGCGCGCGCAGCCGCTGGCCGGCCCCGACGTGCTCGCCTTCGCGCAGGACGAAATCGCCCAGCTCTCCGGTTACCGCCTGCAGCCGGGCGATCACGTCGTGGAATTCGTGCCCGAAGGCAGCAACAAGGGCCTGGCGGTAGAACAGCTGATGCAGCACGGCGCCTTCGCCGGCCGTACCCCCGTGTTCGTGGGCGACGATCTCACCGACGAATTCGGTTTCGAGGCGGCAAACCGGCTCGGCGGCTGGAGCGTGCTGGTGGGCGACCGTGCCCAGACCAGCGCGCGCTATCGCGTCCCAGGCACGGCCGCCGTCCATGCGTGGCTGCAACAGAACGCGCGCGGTACCTGAGCACCCGCCCTCCCCCTTTCGTCATTGCATAGGATCGTTGGTACTTCATGACCGAGCCAAACCTGGATCTGGGCGTCATCGGCAACTGCAGCTTCGGCGCATTGGTGGATCGGCAGGCACGCGTGGTGTGGAGCTGCCTGCCCGCCTTCGACGGCGACCCCGCCTTTTGTTCGCTGCTGTCGCCCAAGACCGAGGGTGGCGACTTTGCCGTGGAGCTGGAGGATTTCGTCAGCAGCGAGCAGCACTACCTGTCCAATACCGCCGTGCTGCGCACGGTCCTGCGCGACAGCAAGGGCGGCGAAGTCGAGGTGATCGATTTCGCACCGCGCTGGCGCAATAACGGCCGCTTCTATCGGCCGGTGAGCATCATCCGCCAGATCCGTCCGTTGGCCGGCAACCCGCGCATCATCGTGCGCGCCCGCCCGCTGGCCGATTGGGGTGGCCGCACGCCCGAGACCACCTGGGGCAGCAACCATATCCGCTGGGTGTTGCCGGAATTCACCCTGCGCCTGACCACCGACGTGCCGGTGCGGTTCGTGCGCGATGGCCTGCCATTCGTGCTCAGTCACCCGGTCAGCCTGGTGCTGGGCGTGGACGAATCGCTGACCCGCTCGCTCACCGGCTATGTGCAGGAAGCGCAGGAGCGCACCGAAGAATACTGGCGCGAGTGGGTGCGGTATCTGTCGATCCCGCTGGACTGGCAGGAAGCGGTGATCCGCAGCGCGATCACGCTCAAGCTGTGCCAGTACGAAGACAGTGGCGCGATCATTGCCGCGATGACCACCTCGATCCCGGAAGCGCCCAACACCCCGCGCA
The window above is part of the Xanthomonas campestris pv. badrii genome. Proteins encoded here:
- a CDS encoding DUF3574 domain-containing protein — protein: MKLLPSCLFAAVLALSACATTPASAPAATTASLQGDAARPAAAHGWVRSELYFGVGEETGPADRPQTRTIGQAQWRAFLDKEVTPRFPDGLTVFDAYGQWLFRGAREPNRLGTKVLVILHEDTPQRRNDIEAIRLAWKQATGHQSVLWSRQPVEVSF
- a CDS encoding TonB-dependent receptor plug domain-containing protein; amino-acid sequence: MTRPTLSVIGLAAATVLSASAQAQQADAGATTLDTVIVTGTRASDRTVLESTVPVDVLTAEDIRKAGVVNGELGSALQALLPSFNFPRQSNSGGADHIRAAQLRGLSPDQVLVLVNGKRRHTSALVNTDSKIGKGTTPVDFNSIPINAIKRIEVLRDGAGAQYGSDAIAGVINVILDDNPERGELEASFGAYNTDVKPIDRRVTDGQTSYASAKVGTLLGDDGGFFKVGLELKNREATNRAGFDQIPPFEEQTPANLALAGRRNYVLGDGATKGLNAWLNTKIPFSPTGEFYAFATYNQRDTEGANYFRYPDSSANWRELYPNGYRPISEGENRDLQAVAGARGQWGNWDYDASVNHGRNDFTYRLRNSLNASLGPTSTTRFKTGDFAFAQTVGNLDLTRVFDAAGATHTFGTGAEFRREQYRTHAGDPASYAAGPFTDRPTGSQAGGGLTPQDEADLSRNVASAYANVSSQFGDKFSTDLAGRYEHYQDFGSQWTGKLAARYAFAPAFALRGAISNNVRAPSLSQIGYEATSTGYDAAGRLTQGRLLSVNNPIARALGATDLKPEKSVNYSLGFTSQLGDHFDLSLDFFQIDIDDRIALSEDITGDALTSFVQQNFGVTGVQSASYFLNAADTRTRGAELVANWRQYAFGGDLLLTGTYSYAKTELENIIATPAQLLALNPDYVLFGVEESNTLTDAAPRTRAALAANWSNQRWNLQTRVNRYGSATRVFDFGGGFVPRQTYGAEWQLDLEAEYHLGTQWTLAIGGQNILDNYSDRSIDDIAYFGNLPYDVLSPIGSNGAYWYGRVRYSF
- the otsB gene encoding trehalose-phosphatase, yielding MADVHSPLPSPPLLDDACALFLDVDGTLIDFADSPEAVRLLPEVRAAIGRLSVRLAGAIALVSGRPLAQLDALFAPLILPAAGLHGHELRSDTAARAAMPQDTSEWLHGLHQRAAALTHRHPGVLVEDKGVSVALHWRAQPLAGPDVLAFAQDEIAQLSGYRLQPGDHVVEFVPEGSNKGLAVEQLMQHGAFAGRTPVFVGDDLTDEFGFEAANRLGGWSVLVGDRAQTSARYRVPGTAAVHAWLQQNARGT